One window of the Gammaproteobacteria bacterium genome contains the following:
- a CDS encoding ShlB/FhaC/HecB family hemolysin secretion/activation protein gives MKQISFVLCCVFILAVFPAMAEEKQGQVESSGAEQVLVFDVTEYRVEGNTVLPVIKIEKVLYPHLGTAKKIEDVEKARADLEKAYRDAGYPTVLVDIPEQDVNNRMVRLRVTEGKVEKVRVVGSRYYSQGHILEKFPALTQGGVLYLPDVQKGLGQVNRNADRRVTPILRPGKTPGTVEVDFKVEDKLPLHASLELNNRYSGNTSPLRLTGMVRYDNLWQREHSLSLQYQTAPENTSEVSVLSASYLLPVPDSDKLIAMYAVRSRSNVAAVGNISVLGQGDIYGVRAILPLPQRDRYFHSLSLGFDYKDFKENVTLLGADSIRTPISYLPFSVQYNATIQGDRGVTQADVGLNFALRGLADKRIDCFGQDVSQFECKRHNAKANYLYLKAGLQRAQKLPLGMTLVARIDGQLADQPLISNEQFGAGGVDSVRGYLMFERLADNGMRGSLELRSRSFAKALSARVDDFYVLGFLEGAKLRVSQPLPGQLSRFDLSSAGVGARFRGWRHLNMAVDAAVPFTSTAYTTAGDVRFHFRLAYEF, from the coding sequence ATGAAACAAATCTCTTTTGTGTTGTGCTGTGTTTTTATTCTTGCTGTATTCCCTGCGATGGCGGAGGAAAAGCAAGGTCAGGTTGAAAGTTCCGGGGCGGAGCAGGTGCTGGTCTTTGATGTGACGGAGTACCGAGTGGAGGGTAACACGGTGCTGCCTGTCATAAAGATCGAGAAGGTGCTTTATCCGCATTTGGGCACGGCAAAAAAGATCGAGGACGTGGAAAAGGCGCGCGCCGATCTGGAAAAGGCCTACCGCGATGCAGGGTATCCCACCGTGCTGGTGGATATCCCCGAGCAGGATGTGAACAACCGAATGGTGCGATTGCGCGTGACGGAAGGCAAGGTTGAGAAGGTGCGTGTTGTCGGCTCCCGTTACTATTCGCAGGGGCACATCCTGGAAAAATTCCCGGCGCTGACGCAGGGCGGTGTGCTGTATCTGCCGGATGTGCAGAAAGGCTTGGGCCAAGTCAACCGTAACGCGGACCGGCGCGTGACGCCGATACTCAGGCCGGGCAAGACGCCTGGCACTGTGGAGGTTGATTTCAAGGTTGAAGACAAGCTGCCGCTGCACGCAAGCCTGGAATTGAATAACCGTTACAGTGGCAATACCAGCCCATTGCGGCTGACCGGCATGGTGCGTTATGACAATCTGTGGCAGCGAGAGCACAGCTTGAGTTTGCAATACCAGACCGCGCCGGAAAACACCAGCGAGGTCAGCGTGCTTTCCGCTTCATATCTATTGCCAGTGCCGGATTCCGATAAATTGATCGCCATGTACGCCGTGCGTTCACGCAGTAATGTTGCGGCGGTGGGAAATATATCGGTGCTGGGGCAGGGCGATATTTATGGGGTGCGCGCCATTCTGCCGCTGCCGCAACGCGACCGTTATTTTCATTCCTTGTCGTTGGGATTTGATTACAAGGACTTCAAGGAGAACGTGACGCTGCTTGGTGCGGATTCCATTCGTACCCCGATCAGTTATTTGCCATTTTCAGTGCAATACAACGCGACCATACAAGGCGATAGAGGCGTGACACAGGCGGATGTGGGGTTGAATTTCGCCTTGCGTGGCCTTGCGGATAAAAGGATTGATTGCTTCGGGCAAGACGTGAGCCAGTTTGAATGCAAGCGCCACAATGCCAAGGCCAATTATTTATACCTGAAGGCAGGTTTGCAGCGCGCTCAGAAATTGCCGCTGGGCATGACCTTGGTCGCGCGGATCGACGGGCAGTTGGCCGATCAGCCCTTGATCAGCAACGAGCAATTTGGCGCGGGCGGTGTGGACAGCGTGCGTGGTTACTTGATGTTCGAGCGGCTGGCCGACAATGGTATGCGCGGCAGCCTGGAATTGCGCAGCCGCTCCTTCGCCAAAGCGCTATCCGCAAGAGTCGATGACTTTTATGTTTTAGGATTTCTGGAGGGCGCAAAGCTGCGCGTCTCGCAGCCCTTGCCCGGACAGCTGTCGCGCTTTGACCTGTCGAGCGCGGGAGTGGGGGCGAGATTCCGTGGATGGCGCCATCTGAACATGGCTGTCGATGCGGCGGTGCCCTTTACGAGCACGGCCTATACCACGGCGGGAGATGTGCGTTTCCATTTCCGCCTGGCGTATGAATTTTAA